One Ficedula albicollis isolate OC2 chromosome 15, FicAlb1.5, whole genome shotgun sequence genomic window carries:
- the ORAI1 gene encoding calcium release-activated calcium channel protein 1 isoform X2: MVEVQLDADHDYPQGLLIAFSACTTVLVAVHLFALMISTCILPNIEAVSNVHNLNSVKESPHERMHRHIELAWAFSTVIGTLLFLAEVVLLCWVKFLPLKKKTDNTPQSNSSSITSGQAAAIASTSIMVPFGLIFIVFAVHFYRSLVSHKTDRQFQELNELAEFARLQDQLDHRGDAVTSAVTNFA, encoded by the coding sequence ATGGTGGAAGTTCAGCTTGATGCAGACCACGACTATCCTCAGGGGCTCTTGATAGCCTTCAGTGCCTGCACTACTGTGCTTGTTGCAGTTCACCTTTTTGCACTCATGATAAGTACCTGCATTCTTCCAAACATAGAGGCTGTTAGCAATGTGCATAACCTCAACTCTGTCAAGGAATCTCCTCACGAGCGCATGCACCGGCACATTGAGCTCGCGTGGGCATTTTCCACTGTCATTGGGactttgctctttcttgcagAAGTGGTGTTACTGTGCTGGGTGAAGTTCCTTcctttaaagaagaaaactgaCAACACCCCACAAAGCAACAGTTCTAGCATCACatcaggacaggcagcagccatTGCATCGACGTCCATTATGGTGCCCTTTGGATTGATTTTCATTGTGTTTGCAGTCCACTTCTACCGGTCACTGGTGAGCCACAAAACAGACAGACAATTTCAGGAACTCAATGAACTTGCTGAATTTGCACGGCTCCAGGATCAGCTGGATCACAGAGGTGATGCTGTCACCTCAGCTGTCACCAATTTTGCATAA
- the MORN3 gene encoding MORN repeat-containing protein 3 isoform X1 produces MLKLSSWPKDINNMPIIKYPRIRDPLFYEWDRKAQKCGLRHTIYAVNGDQYTGEWLDNLKHGKGTQIWKSTGAIYSGDWKFGKRDGYGSYSILDPVTKEYKKVYTGWWENDRRDGQGVFFYPNGEQYEGEWSNDLRSGWGKMCYKDGSVYEGQWLTDQPNGTGLLLLPNGNRYEGGWKDGKKHGPGKYSYIDKGQLLEGIWVEDIPKCGVLADFGRDNAPASTESPLPKIELQDPAGVLAEAQARFDNSHN; encoded by the exons ATGCTGAAACTTTCCAGTTGGCCAAAAG atATCAACAATATGCCCATTATAAAGTACCCCAGGATTAGAGACCCTCTCTTTTATGAATGGGACAGGAAAGCCCAGAAATGTGGATTAAGACACACAATTTATGCTGTAAATGGGGATCAGTATACTGGAGAATGGCTGGACAACTTGAAACATG GTAAAGGCACCCAGATTTGGAAAAGCACAGGAGCTATTTACAGCGGTGACTGGAAGTTTGGGAAGAGGGATGGTTATGGCTCATACAGCATTCTTGACCCAGTGACCAAGGAATACAAGAAGGTGTACACAGGCTGGTGGGAAAATGACCGAAGAGAT ggCCAGGGCGTGTTCTTTTACCCCAACGGGGAGCAATACGAGGGCGAGTGGAGCAATGACTTGCGGAGCGGCTGGGGGAAGATGTGCTACAAGGACGGCTCCGTCTACGAGGGACAATGGCTGACGGATCAGCCCAACGGGACGGGCTTGCTGCTGCTCC CAAATGGAAATCGGTACGAAGGAGGTTGGAAAGATGGCAAGAAGCATGGCCCAGGGAAATACTCCTACATAGACAAGGGACAGCTGTTAGAAGGCATCTGGGTAGAAGATATACCAAAGTGTGGAGTTCTGGCTGACTTTGGCAGAGACAATGCTCCAGCCTCTACTGAGTCTCCACTCCCAAAG aTTGAACTACAAGATCCAGCTGGTGTTTTAGCAGAGGCCCAGGCAAGGTTTGATAACAGCCATAATTAA
- the MORN3 gene encoding MORN repeat-containing protein 3 isoform X3 has protein sequence MPIIKYPRIRDPLFYEWDRKAQKCGLRHTIYAVNGDQYTGEWLDNLKHGKGTQIWKSTGAIYSGDWKFGKRDGYGSYSILDPVTKEYKKVYTGWWENDRRDGQGVFFYPNGEQYEGEWSNDLRSGWGKMCYKDGSVYEGQWLTDQPNGTGLLLLPNGNRYEGGWKDGKKHGPGKYSYIDKGQLLEGIWVEDIPKCGVLADFGRDNAPASTESPLPKIELQDPAGVLAEAQARFDNSHN, from the exons ATGCCCATTATAAAGTACCCCAGGATTAGAGACCCTCTCTTTTATGAATGGGACAGGAAAGCCCAGAAATGTGGATTAAGACACACAATTTATGCTGTAAATGGGGATCAGTATACTGGAGAATGGCTGGACAACTTGAAACATG GTAAAGGCACCCAGATTTGGAAAAGCACAGGAGCTATTTACAGCGGTGACTGGAAGTTTGGGAAGAGGGATGGTTATGGCTCATACAGCATTCTTGACCCAGTGACCAAGGAATACAAGAAGGTGTACACAGGCTGGTGGGAAAATGACCGAAGAGAT ggCCAGGGCGTGTTCTTTTACCCCAACGGGGAGCAATACGAGGGCGAGTGGAGCAATGACTTGCGGAGCGGCTGGGGGAAGATGTGCTACAAGGACGGCTCCGTCTACGAGGGACAATGGCTGACGGATCAGCCCAACGGGACGGGCTTGCTGCTGCTCC CAAATGGAAATCGGTACGAAGGAGGTTGGAAAGATGGCAAGAAGCATGGCCCAGGGAAATACTCCTACATAGACAAGGGACAGCTGTTAGAAGGCATCTGGGTAGAAGATATACCAAAGTGTGGAGTTCTGGCTGACTTTGGCAGAGACAATGCTCCAGCCTCTACTGAGTCTCCACTCCCAAAG aTTGAACTACAAGATCCAGCTGGTGTTTTAGCAGAGGCCCAGGCAAGGTTTGATAACAGCCATAATTAA
- the MORN3 gene encoding MORN repeat-containing protein 3 isoform X2 has protein sequence MLKLSSWPKDINNMPIIKYPRIRDPLFYEWDRKAQKCGLRHTIYAVNGDQYTGEWLDNLKHGKGTQIWKSTGAIYSGDWKFGKRDGYGSYSILDPVTKEYKKVYTGWWENDRRDGQGVFFYPNGEQYEGEWSNDLRSGWGKMCYKDGSVYEGQWLTDQPNGTGLLLLPNGNRYEGGWKDGKKHGPGKYSYIDKGQLLEGIWVEDIPKCGVLADFGRDNAPASTESPLPKVTEKSLYNPTAWDELLVH, from the exons ATGCTGAAACTTTCCAGTTGGCCAAAAG atATCAACAATATGCCCATTATAAAGTACCCCAGGATTAGAGACCCTCTCTTTTATGAATGGGACAGGAAAGCCCAGAAATGTGGATTAAGACACACAATTTATGCTGTAAATGGGGATCAGTATACTGGAGAATGGCTGGACAACTTGAAACATG GTAAAGGCACCCAGATTTGGAAAAGCACAGGAGCTATTTACAGCGGTGACTGGAAGTTTGGGAAGAGGGATGGTTATGGCTCATACAGCATTCTTGACCCAGTGACCAAGGAATACAAGAAGGTGTACACAGGCTGGTGGGAAAATGACCGAAGAGAT ggCCAGGGCGTGTTCTTTTACCCCAACGGGGAGCAATACGAGGGCGAGTGGAGCAATGACTTGCGGAGCGGCTGGGGGAAGATGTGCTACAAGGACGGCTCCGTCTACGAGGGACAATGGCTGACGGATCAGCCCAACGGGACGGGCTTGCTGCTGCTCC CAAATGGAAATCGGTACGAAGGAGGTTGGAAAGATGGCAAGAAGCATGGCCCAGGGAAATACTCCTACATAGACAAGGGACAGCTGTTAGAAGGCATCTGGGTAGAAGATATACCAAAGTGTGGAGTTCTGGCTGACTTTGGCAGAGACAATGCTCCAGCCTCTACTGAGTCTCCACTCCCAAAG GTCACTGAGAAGAGCCTCTACAATCCAACAGCCTGGGATGAACTGCTGGTACACTAA
- the TMEM120B gene encoding transmembrane protein 120B, with product MILRSQDVPRFPLLEQGWEKEARCGCSPVAWRKEQRRQRLSRQHLLAEFGPNTINNLEGLFYQPSPLLLQETHKVYRQKLEEVTSLQTACSSSIHRQKKTLRDLKHGLQRCKPRASPEEFALIQEISSQIKERQNAFFDMEAYLPKRNGLYLNLVLGNVNVTLLSNQAKFAYKDEYEKFKLYLTIILLLGAVACRFFLHYRVTDEVFNFLLVWYYCTLTIRESILISNGSRIKGWWVSHHYVSTFLSGVMLTWPDGLMYQMFRSQFLAFSIFQSCVQFLQYYYQRGCLYRLRALGERNHLDLTVEGFQSWMWRGLTFLLPFLFFGHFWQLYNAITLFRLSRHKECKEWQVFVLAFTFLLLFLGNFLTTLKVVHTKLQKNKDKVKKL from the exons ATGATCCTCAGATCCCAAGATGTGCCGCGGTTCCCACTGCTGGAACAGGGATGGGAGAAGGAGGCGCGGTGTGGTTGTTCACCCGTGGCGTGGCGCAAAGAGCAGCGCAGGCAGCGCCTGTCCCGCCAGCATCTCCTGGCCGAGTTTG GACCAAATACCATTAATAACCTAGAAGGGCTCTTCTACCAACCATCTCCTCTTCTCCTGCAGGAAACACACAAAGTTTACAGACAGAAACTGGAAGAAGTCACCAGTTTGCagacagcctgcagcagctccatacACCGGCAGAAGAAGACACTGAGGGATCTGAAGCACGGCCTGCAACG GTGCAAGCCCAGAGCTAGTCCTGAGGAGTTTGCTCTCATTCAGGAGATCAGCAGCCAGATCAAGGAGAGGCAGAATGCCTTCTTTGACATGGAAGCCTACCTGCCCAAGAGGAACGG CTTGTACTTAAACCTGGTGCTGGGAAACGTGAATGTCACTCTCCTGAGCAACCAAGCAAA GTTTGCTTACAAGGATGAGTATGAGAAGTTCAAACTTTATCTGACAATAATTTTGTTACTCGGGGCTGTTGCCTGCAGATTTTTTCTCCACTACAG gGTGACAGATGAAGTGTTTAACTTTCTGTTGGTGTGGTATTACTGCACGCTGACGATACGGGAAAGCATTCTCATTAGCAATGGCTCAAG GATCAAAGGCTGGTGGGTGTCTCATCACTACGTTTCCACGTTCCTGTCTGGAGTGATGTTAACGTG GCCAGATGGACTCATGTATCAAATGTTTCGCAGTCaatttttagcattttcaatatttcaga gctgTGTTCAGTTCTTACAGTATTATTACCAAAGGGGCTGCCTCTATAGGCTCCGGGCTTTGGGGGAGAGAAACCACTTGGACCTTACAGTAG AAGGATTTCAGTCCTGGATGTGGAGGGGGCTGAcgtttctccttcccttcttgTTCTTCGGGCAT tTCTGGCAGCTATACAATGCAATCACACTTTTCAGATTGTCAAGGCACAAGGAATGCAAAGAGTGGCAG gtttttgtgTTGGCTTtcacattcctgctgctcttccttggGAACTTCCTCACTACTCTCAAAGTGGTGCACACTAAACTCCAGAAGAACAAAGACAAGGTGAAGAAGCTGTGA